GCGCGTAGCCCGTGAGCACGCCCGCCTCGTCGACCCCGACGAGCACGTCGCGCGCGGTGTCGTCGAGGTAGCGCGCGAAGTGCTTGGCCGTGAGGTTCGCGGCGATGAACGCGGCCTTCGCCTCGGCGGTGACGTGCGGCGGGCACGCGAGCGGGAAGGTGAGCGCGGCGAGCGCGGCGAGGGCCGGGAGGTCGTCGGGGGTCGCGGGGCGCACGTGGGTCACCCGTCCAGGGTAACGGGGGCGGATGCCACTCTTTCCGTCGTCCGGGCGCCTCGCGACCTCGGAATCCGCAGCCGTTCGCGTCCGCGACCGCCGAATCCGTTTGCCAGCAGCCGTCCGCGTCCGCTTGAATGATGACGATCCCCAGGAGCTCCTGAGATGCCCACGCACGACACCGTGTTCGAACGCCGGCCCGCGCCGGCATCCGCCGTCGCCCACGCGCTCGCGCAGACGCGGCAGGCGCCCTTCTGGCTCGACGAGCTCCGGGAGCCGGACGCGCATCCGCCGCTCCGCGGCGAGACGAGCACCGACCTCGCGATCGTCGGCGGCGGCTTCACGGGCCTCTGGACGGCCGTGCGCGCGAAGCAGCGCGACCCCGGCCGCCGCGTCGTGCTGCTCGAGGCGAAGCGCCTCGGCTGGGCGCAGTCGGGCCGCAACGGCGGCTTCGTCGAGGCGAGCATCACGCACGGCGAGGAAAACGGCCGAAGCCGCTGGGCCGACGACTACGAGACGCTCGAGCGCCTCGGCAGGGAGAACCTCGACGCCATGGAGCGCACCGTGCTCGAGCACGGGCTCGACGTGCAGTGGGAGCGCACGGGCGAGCTCGACGTCGCGACCGAGCCGCACCAGCTCGCGTGGCTGCACGGCACGCGGCCTCGTGACGGCGAGTCGGACGTCGTGCTGCTGGACCGCGACGAGGTGCAGGCGCACGTCCACTCCCCCACCTACCTCGGCGGCACGTGGCGCAGGCGCGAGGTCGCGCTCGTGCACCCCGGCCGCCTCGTGCACGAGCTCGCGCGGCTCGCATCCGAGCTCGGCGTCGAGCTGCACGAGGGCTCCCCCGTGCGACGCCTCGAGGACGCCGCGGCAGGCGTGCAAGTCGTGACCGACGACGGCGCCGTCACCGCCTCGCACGTCGCGCTCGGCACGAGCGTCTACCCCTCGCTCCTCACGCGCAACCGCCTCATGACGGTGCCCGTCTACGACTACGTGCTCATGACCGAGCCGCTCGACCCGGGCCAGCTCACGGCGATCGGATGGCAGGGTCGCCAGGGCATCGGCGACCTCGCCAACCAGTTCCACTACTACCGGCGCACGGCTGATGACCGCATCCTGTTCGGCGGCTACGACGCGATCTACCACTACGGCGGCCGCGTACGCGCGGCCTACGAGGACCGCCGGCAGAGCTTCGAGCGGCTCGCCTCGCACTTCTTCACGACGTTCCCGCAGCTCGAGGGACTCACCTTCACGCACAAGTGGGCGGGCGCGATCGATACGAGCACGCAGTTCTGCGCCTTCTTCGGCACAGCGCGCAAGGGCCGCGTCGCCTACGCCGCCGGCTTCACGGGGCTCGGGGTCGGCGCGACGCGCTTCGCCGCCGACACGATGCTCGACCTGCTGGGCGGCGAGCCGACCGAGCGCACCGAGCTCGAGATGGTGCGGAGGCGACCGCTTCCGTTCCCGCCCGAGCCCGCGGCATCCGTCGGCATCAACGCGACCCGCTGGTCGCTCGACCGGGCCGACCACAAGGAAGGCCGCCGCAACCTGCTGCTGCGCACGCTCGATGCGCTCGGATTGGGGTTCGACTCGTGAAGTCCGGAGAGGTCTTCGCCGCGCTCGCCGCCGAGATCGCGCACGAGGCAGTCGAGGGCGAGGAGCGCGTCTCGGGCGCGCCGACGACGGGCTCCCTCGAGATCGGCACGACCGTCGACGGCGCCGAGCTCGGCGTGTGGGAGATCACGCCGGGCGTCGTGCGCGACGTCGAAGTGGACGAGGTGTTCGTCGTGCTCGCGGGCTCGGCGACGATCGAGTTCGCCGACGGGCGCCCCGCGATCGACGTGTCGGCCGGCTCGGTGGTGCGTCTCGACGCGGGCATGCGCACGACGTGGACCGTGCACGAGACGCTCCGCAAGATCTACGTGCTGCCGCCGTCGGCGGGTTGATCTCCGCCCGGCGGGGTCAGGCCGCAATGCGGGCGCGCAACGCGCGGTGCTGGAGGGTCGCCGAGATCGCGACGAGCAGCATCCCCGCGCTCGCGATCGCGACCGACGCGAAGACGGATGCCGTGCCCGCGGCCTCCGCGAACGCCCCGACCGTCGCGACCGTGAGGCCCTGACCGATCGTGACGGCGCTCGAGAGCATCGCCATGTTCGTGGCGAGGCGCCCCGCGGGCGCGCTCTCGGCGCCGATCGTGAAGACCGTCACGAGCGTCGCGCCGACGGCGACGCCGACGAACACGAAGACGACGATGATGACCGGCAGCTGCGGCGCGGCCCACAGCACAAGGCCCGCGACGAGCATCGCCGACGCGCCGAGCACCCAGCGCAGGTGCAGCGGGAAGGTGCGCGGCAGGCGGCCGACCGTGATGGCGGCGACGGCCGAGGTGGCGCCCATGACGCCGTAGACGAGACCTGTGCTCTCACCGAGCCCGACCTCCTCCATGACGGCCGTGACGGAGGCGAGCGTCGAGCCGAAGTAGGCGCCCATGAAGAGCATGCCCGCGACGGGCAGCAGCACAGCGAGCGAGACGAGCGCGCGTCGCGGGGCGACCACGGCATCCGGATGCGCGGCGCCCGGCTGCACGGCCCGGGCGGTGCGGTGCAGACCGAAGGCGCTCGCGAACACGAGCACCATGAACGCCGCGACGATGACGGGGGCGGCCGGCGAGATGAGGGTCGCGAGCACGCCGACGAGCACGGGGCCGCCGACGAACGTGATCTCCTCGACCATCGACTCGTAGCCGAGGGCCGTCGAGACGCCGCGGCCGCCGCGACGGGTGTCGTCGTCGAGGAGCGCGAGCCAGCGCGCGCGGGCGTACGCCGCGACGGGCGGGATCGTGGCGCCCGCGAGGAGCGTCAGCACGAAGATGAGCCAGAACGGGGTGTCGCCGTAGACGGCCGCGACGATGCCGAGCAGGAGAGCCGCGTGCAGGATCGACACGACGACCGAGACGATGCGCTGGCCGTGGCGGTCGGCGATCGCGCCGAGCAGCGGGCCGCCGACGCCCATCGCGATGCCGAAGGCCGCCGACACGAGGCCCGCCTCGGCGATCGAGCCGCGCACGACGGTCACGAGGGTCAGCAGTCCGACGATGTTCATCGCGAACGGGATGCGCGCGACGAAGCCGAGCACGAAGAACCACACCCCCGTGATGCGCGCGAGGTGCGCGATCCGCGTGATGGGGGCGGCATCCGTCGACGGCTGTGTCAACTGGTCTCCTCGGGGGTGTTGCGGGTGGAGCGGTGTTGCGGGTGGAGCGGTGTTGCGGGTGGAGCGGTGAAACGGCGAGGGGGCCCGCCGAAGCGGACCCCCTCACGCTGTTCACTTGCTGCGAAGGGCCGGGCGCTCGCGCGCGGCCGGCCCTTCGTGCGCCGCGGATTATCGCGGCGCCGGGACGTTACAGCGCTGCGACGTCGAGCGGGACGCCGGGGCCGAAGGTGGTCGAGAGCGACCCCTTCTGGATGTAGCGGCCCTTCGAGCTGGACGGCTTCGCACGCTGGATCTCGTCGAGCGCGGCGCCGAAGTTCTCGCGCAGCTGGTCGGTGGTGAAGCCGGCCTTGCCGATGACGAAGTGCACGTTGGCGTGCTTGTCGACGCGGAACTCGATCTTGCCGCCCTTGATGTCGGACACGGCCTTGGCCACGTCCGGCGTCACGGTGCCGGTCTTGGGGTTCGGCATGAGGCCGCGGGGGCCCAGCACCTTACCCAGACGACCGACCTGGCCCATGAGCTCGGGGGTCGAGACGGCCGAGTCGAAGTCGGTGTAACCGGCGGCGACCTTCTCGATGAGCTCGGCGCCGCCGACCTCGTCGGCGCCCGCCGCGATCGCAGCCTCGGCCGCGGGGCCGGTCGCGAACACGATGACGCGGGCGACCTTGCCGGTGCCGTGCGGGAGGATGACGGTGCCGCGCACCATCTGGTCCGCCTTGCGCGGGTCGACACCGAGCTTGAGCGCGACCTCGACGGTCGAGTCGAACTTCTTCGAGCCGGTCTCCTTGACGAGGGCGACGGCCTCGTCGGGACCGTAGAACTTGCCGGCCTCGATCTTCTCGGCGGCGGCGCGGTATGCCTTGGACTTCTGAGCCATGATTACGCCTCCACCGTGATCCCCATCGACCGGGCGGTGCCGGCGATGATCTTCTCCGCAGCGTCGAGGTCGTTCGCGTTGAGGTCGACCTGCTTCTGCTCGGCGATGGCGCGCACCTGCTCACGCGTGAGCTTCGCGACCTTCACCGTGTGCGGGGTGGAGGAGCCCTTGGCGACGCCGGCGGCCTTCTTGATGAGCTCGGCGGCGGGCGGGGTCTTGAGGATGAACGTGAACGAGCGGTCCTCGTACACGGTGATCTCGACCGGGATGACGTTGCCGCGCTGGTTCTCGGTCGCGGCGTTGTACGCCTTGCAGAACTCCATGATGTTCACGCCGTGCTGACCCAGCGCGGGGCCGATGGGCGGCGCGGGGTTCGCGGCGCCGGCGTTGATCTGGAGCTTGATCAGGCCGGTCACCTTCTTCTTCGGTGCCATGTTCTCTTTCTCTCTGTCGAACGGGACCGGTCGGCCCCACTCTCCCGACATCCGGGCGGATGCGGTGGGGTTCCCCGGGCGCGCGAAGGCACCAGGGCAACCTGGACATCATACGCGACATCCCGCTGGCCCGCACTACTCTCTACCCGTGGTCCCCCTGGCATCCCTCGGCGCGTTCGTCGCCGCATCCGTGCTGCTCATCCTCATGCCCGGGCCGAGCATCCTCTTCGTCATCGGACGCTCGATCGCCTACGGCCGCCTCGCGGGCGTGCTGTCGGTCGTCGGCAACGCGCTCGGGATGCTGCCCCTGCTCACGCTCGTCGCCCTCGGCGTCGGCGCCCTCGTCGCGCAGTCGGTCGTCATCTTCACGGCCATCAAGATCGTGGGCGCCGGCTATCTCGTCTACCTCGGCATCCAGGCGATCCGTCACCGCAACGAGGTCGTCGAGACGGATGCCGGACCGCGCCGCTCGGCCTGGCGCCTGCTCGGAGAGGGCTTCGTCGTGGGCGTCACGAACCCGAAGACGATCGCGTTCTTCGTGGCCGTGCTGCCGCAGTTCGTCGACTACTCGGCGGGCGCCATCCCGCTTCAGCTCGCGGAGCTCGGCGTCGTGTTCGTCGTGCTCGCGCTCATCCTCGACTCGTGCTGGGCCCTCGCCGCGGGCGCCGCGCGCGACTGGTTCGCCAC
The Protaetiibacter sp. SSC-01 genome window above contains:
- a CDS encoding FAD-binding oxidoreductase, with the translated sequence MPTHDTVFERRPAPASAVAHALAQTRQAPFWLDELREPDAHPPLRGETSTDLAIVGGGFTGLWTAVRAKQRDPGRRVVLLEAKRLGWAQSGRNGGFVEASITHGEENGRSRWADDYETLERLGRENLDAMERTVLEHGLDVQWERTGELDVATEPHQLAWLHGTRPRDGESDVVLLDRDEVQAHVHSPTYLGGTWRRREVALVHPGRLVHELARLASELGVELHEGSPVRRLEDAAAGVQVVTDDGAVTASHVALGTSVYPSLLTRNRLMTVPVYDYVLMTEPLDPGQLTAIGWQGRQGIGDLANQFHYYRRTADDRILFGGYDAIYHYGGRVRAAYEDRRQSFERLASHFFTTFPQLEGLTFTHKWAGAIDTSTQFCAFFGTARKGRVAYAAGFTGLGVGATRFAADTMLDLLGGEPTERTELEMVRRRPLPFPPEPAASVGINATRWSLDRADHKEGRRNLLLRTLDALGLGFDS
- a CDS encoding cupin domain-containing protein, with product MKSGEVFAALAAEIAHEAVEGEERVSGAPTTGSLEIGTTVDGAELGVWEITPGVVRDVEVDEVFVVLAGSATIEFADGRPAIDVSAGSVVRLDAGMRTTWTVHETLRKIYVLPPSAG
- a CDS encoding MFS transporter; the protein is MTQPSTDAAPITRIAHLARITGVWFFVLGFVARIPFAMNIVGLLTLVTVVRGSIAEAGLVSAAFGIAMGVGGPLLGAIADRHGQRIVSVVVSILHAALLLGIVAAVYGDTPFWLIFVLTLLAGATIPPVAAYARARWLALLDDDTRRGGRGVSTALGYESMVEEITFVGGPVLVGVLATLISPAAPVIVAAFMVLVFASAFGLHRTARAVQPGAAHPDAVVAPRRALVSLAVLLPVAGMLFMGAYFGSTLASVTAVMEEVGLGESTGLVYGVMGATSAVAAITVGRLPRTFPLHLRWVLGASAMLVAGLVLWAAPQLPVIIVVFVFVGVAVGATLVTVFTIGAESAPAGRLATNMAMLSSAVTIGQGLTVATVGAFAEAAGTASVFASVAIASAGMLLVAISATLQHRALRARIAA
- the rplA gene encoding 50S ribosomal protein L1, which produces MAQKSKAYRAAAEKIEAGKFYGPDEAVALVKETGSKKFDSTVEVALKLGVDPRKADQMVRGTVILPHGTGKVARVIVFATGPAAEAAIAAGADEVGGAELIEKVAAGYTDFDSAVSTPELMGQVGRLGKVLGPRGLMPNPKTGTVTPDVAKAVSDIKGGKIEFRVDKHANVHFVIGKAGFTTDQLRENFGAALDEIQRAKPSSSKGRYIQKGSLSTTFGPGVPLDVAAL
- the rplK gene encoding 50S ribosomal protein L11, producing the protein MAPKKKVTGLIKLQINAGAANPAPPIGPALGQHGVNIMEFCKAYNAATENQRGNVIPVEITVYEDRSFTFILKTPPAAELIKKAAGVAKGSSTPHTVKVAKLTREQVRAIAEQKQVDLNANDLDAAEKIIAGTARSMGITVEA
- a CDS encoding LysE family translocator, with the translated sequence MVPLASLGAFVAASVLLILMPGPSILFVIGRSIAYGRLAGVLSVVGNALGMLPLLTLVALGVGALVAQSVVIFTAIKIVGAGYLVYLGIQAIRHRNEVVETDAGPRRSAWRLLGEGFVVGVTNPKTIAFFVAVLPQFVDYSAGAIPLQLAELGVVFVVLALILDSCWALAAGAARDWFATSPRRISTLRAAGGGMMIGLGGLLLLTGNRH